The Leptospira sp. WS39.C2 genome contains a region encoding:
- a CDS encoding respiratory chain complex I subunit 1 family protein has translation MENFMYFVYLGILFFCLPFLLTGIIRKVRANAQGRRGPKIIQFFLEVNKSYLKVPVSHNNFSSISNLAPRLVVYSSLMIWSIVLFEWAPFILIPFFLALYRFAYIGFAMEGASSFGGMASGREILLSVMVEPTFILMILAAQSHIEISETPQGILVGFLFLVLSFITILAELAKPPFDDPRTHLELTMVHEAMILEASGRQLALFELANSIKLSALLVFLVKLALEHSKIFRSYYLDGMNREFLILPAVVLLAIVMGFWEANSVRRKWTWIPEFMGLAFIAILILGTLVKLS, from the coding sequence ATGGAAAATTTCATGTACTTTGTATATTTAGGAATTTTATTCTTTTGCCTTCCTTTTCTACTCACTGGAATCATTCGAAAAGTTAGAGCAAATGCTCAGGGAAGAAGGGGGCCTAAGATTATACAATTTTTTCTCGAAGTGAACAAATCTTATTTAAAGGTTCCTGTATCCCATAATAATTTTTCATCTATCTCAAATTTAGCACCGAGATTAGTCGTGTATTCCTCTTTGATGATTTGGAGTATTGTTTTGTTTGAATGGGCTCCTTTTATACTAATTCCATTTTTTCTTGCTTTATATCGATTTGCTTATATAGGATTTGCAATGGAAGGAGCTTCTTCTTTTGGGGGAATGGCATCTGGTCGCGAAATCTTATTATCAGTAATGGTTGAACCTACGTTTATCTTAATGATACTTGCTGCGCAATCGCATATTGAAATATCAGAAACTCCTCAAGGAATACTAGTTGGATTTTTATTTTTAGTCTTATCGTTTATCACTATACTTGCTGAATTAGCAAAACCACCGTTTGACGATCCAAGAACACATTTGGAGCTAACTATGGTTCATGAGGCAATGATATTAGAAGCGTCAGGACGCCAATTAGCTCTTTTCGAATTGGCAAATTCAATAAAATTATCTGCATTGTTGGTTTTTTTGGTAAAACTCGCGTTAGAACATTCAAAAATCTTCAGATCCTATTATTTGGATGGAATGAATCGCGAGTTTTTAATACTACCTGCAGTTGTGTTGTTGGCTATAGTTATGGGATTTTGGGAAGCAAATAGTGTGCGTAGAAAATGGACATGGATACCTGAGTTTATGGGATTAGCTTTTATCGCGATTTTAATCTTGGGTACATTAGTTAAACTTTCATAA
- a CDS encoding proton-conducting transporter membrane subunit, which produces MLEDNKKSIFRSVIVGVSALSPLIIFLYTNEDILSVDFPILVGLFIQAYIGFSSFMLVQSYEPKEKNKVTVGYSIFWSALGVCYLSGKSLMLPIALEITSFSTILIYSGTEYGKKQIESLGSLLLASGISALFLSAWVMLPDGDNVGVILLLIGLLIKSGFSGFHIWLPKVNEGGPSHALGSFAGVLEIFPLLLFYRYVLPNQLDPIIYQILFPLAALGIFFGGITSFFHKDPKISLAYSSIESLNFLWLCLIITGMFQFSGDTELMNLSNSFRILFFLSLFHHSFSKTFQLFSIGMVSRLINSNSSDELKGIGRLLGISPVLLGAGTFSYAVIPGTLGFVSEATYFYLNARILDMPIGRSVFLLPSMIFIFFGIVLGSFTHIKLYMTMFLSKPRNNMNLLPFGETQKKWLYISLLSLALMIYIFPLVLPFFVELPMLRPFADDQLVAWFWNISIVSLISILMVVIFYTYDLLNRNKNIINEKKSWDCGGGYDGHELSVPASVFSKPLRNSLGRYFVNKSGESIVDQMIIKLLASVFNVGTKFVSSTNQPKEEDISKYLAISSMFLIFIFSLLILGDF; this is translated from the coding sequence ATGTTAGAAGATAATAAAAAATCGATCTTTAGATCGGTAATCGTGGGGGTATCTGCACTCTCTCCACTAATTATATTTTTGTATACAAATGAAGATATTTTATCGGTCGACTTTCCGATATTAGTTGGTCTTTTCATCCAAGCATATATTGGTTTTTCTTCCTTTATGCTCGTGCAATCTTATGAACCAAAAGAAAAAAACAAGGTAACAGTTGGATACTCAATTTTTTGGTCTGCATTAGGTGTCTGTTATCTATCGGGTAAATCATTGATGTTACCCATAGCGTTGGAAATCACATCCTTTTCAACGATTCTCATTTATTCGGGAACAGAATATGGGAAAAAACAAATTGAAAGTTTGGGTTCCTTATTATTGGCTTCAGGAATATCGGCCTTGTTTTTATCGGCTTGGGTTATGTTACCAGATGGTGACAATGTTGGAGTGATTTTACTCTTAATTGGTTTATTAATCAAATCTGGTTTTTCAGGTTTTCACATTTGGTTACCAAAAGTAAATGAAGGTGGGCCTTCACACGCATTAGGTTCGTTTGCTGGTGTGTTGGAAATATTCCCACTATTGTTATTTTACCGTTATGTACTCCCCAACCAATTGGATCCAATAATTTACCAGATTCTTTTTCCTTTAGCTGCTTTAGGAATATTTTTTGGAGGAATCACAAGTTTCTTTCATAAAGATCCAAAAATTTCATTAGCGTATAGTTCGATAGAATCTCTTAATTTTTTATGGTTATGTTTGATTATCACAGGTATGTTTCAGTTTTCCGGTGATACTGAACTTATGAATTTAAGTAATTCTTTTCGTATTCTATTTTTTTTAAGTTTGTTTCATCATTCTTTTTCAAAAACATTTCAATTGTTTTCTATTGGTATGGTCTCTCGACTTATTAATTCAAATTCTAGTGATGAATTGAAAGGAATAGGAAGATTACTTGGCATATCTCCGGTACTATTGGGAGCGGGTACTTTTAGTTATGCTGTTATACCTGGCACTTTGGGTTTTGTATCAGAAGCTACATATTTTTATTTAAATGCTAGGATACTTGATATGCCGATCGGACGTTCCGTGTTTTTACTTCCTTCAATGATTTTTATATTCTTTGGGATAGTTTTAGGCAGTTTTACTCATATTAAATTGTATATGACTATGTTTTTGTCTAAACCTAGAAATAATATGAATCTTTTGCCATTTGGAGAAACTCAAAAAAAATGGTTATACATTTCATTGTTAAGTCTAGCCTTAATGATTTATATATTCCCACTAGTTCTTCCTTTTTTTGTAGAACTCCCAATGTTACGTCCTTTTGCGGATGATCAGTTAGTAGCTTGGTTTTGGAATATCTCAATTGTTTCGTTAATATCGATTTTGATGGTCGTTATCTTCTATACATACGATCTATTGAATCGAAATAAAAACATAATTAATGAGAAGAAAAGTTGGGATTGTGGCGGTGGTTATGATGGCCATGAACTTTCTGTGCCTGCCTCTGTGTTTTCTAAACCATTACGAAACTCGCTTGGAAGATACTTCGTAAATAAATCAGGTGAGTCTATAGTGGATCAAATGATAATCAAATTATTGGCATCTGTATTTAATGTAGGTACAAAATTCGTATCTTCAACGAATCAACCAAAAGAAGAAGATATAAGTAAATATTTAGCGATATCATCTATGTTTCTAATCTTTATATTTTCGTTATTGATACTTGGGGATTTTTAA
- a CDS encoding ABC transporter ATP-binding protein, whose translation MDDQKKENQANFAIDVKNLKKSYYQGELEMPILKGIHFEIPSQNLVTLMGPSGSGKSTLLNILSAIETADSGSVKIFGKELLGASEKEFTDYRRDQIGIVFQFFHLFPYLTAKENVSIPLLLAGKSKNIAYQKSEEILNLVGLGHRVNFTPKEMSGGEKQRVSIARAIVHEPKLIFGDEPTGNLDSKSADSILKLFQKCVSDLGITVLIVTHNEDIGKSGNINYHMLDGILLKK comes from the coding sequence GTGGATGACCAAAAAAAAGAAAACCAAGCAAATTTTGCCATTGATGTAAAAAATCTAAAAAAAAGCTATTACCAAGGCGAATTGGAGATGCCTATTCTGAAAGGGATTCATTTCGAAATTCCAAGTCAAAATTTAGTTACGCTTATGGGACCTTCAGGGAGTGGTAAATCTACACTTTTGAATATTCTATCTGCTATCGAAACTGCCGATTCAGGGAGTGTAAAAATTTTTGGTAAAGAATTGTTGGGAGCATCAGAAAAGGAATTCACTGACTACAGAAGAGATCAAATTGGAATCGTTTTTCAATTTTTCCATCTATTTCCTTACCTCACGGCAAAAGAAAATGTTTCTATTCCACTACTACTCGCGGGCAAAAGTAAAAACATTGCCTATCAAAAATCAGAAGAAATACTAAACCTCGTCGGATTAGGCCATCGTGTTAACTTTACACCGAAGGAAATGTCTGGCGGAGAAAAACAAAGAGTATCCATTGCTCGGGCTATTGTTCATGAACCAAAACTAATCTTCGGAGACGAACCAACAGGAAATTTAGATTCTAAATCTGCTGATTCAATTCTAAAGTTGTTCCAAAAATGTGTCTCTGACTTAGGAATCACAGTATTAATTGTCACTCATAACGAAGACATTGGGAAATCAGGAAATATCAACTATCACATGCTAGATGGTATTTTATTAAAAAAATGA
- a CDS encoding ABC transporter permease: MIHIYIYFLIGYLRNNYGKVFFNVLSISLGIALFVSTQINGWKAEKSLIDQTLGFKSENIIGRYVSLSKEERQDKFFLKTLHELMPPEIQLEPELQVIGYTNLINQQSVSIPIIGRDLIFPNNTSEISTKQMIPRYFFSISLLKKFEKDQLPITINICNKQIFIKKDEIIPVSNDGLFIFTDIERLQSICNLRDVYSTINLSNQFENEIKLNKLPTLLPKEKWIFESKKQIIERAGVALGSLKINLTIISLVSVLISFFMVSNIYTGIFLSRKLDFGILLSIGGTRFNNFLLFITLALILGLVGGLFGVYLGILISNLNIFQTLNTITDANQIETYKNFPPEIILFGLSLSILGSVTSAIYNAIKVYNILPVEFLKDKIESTETPILKLKIHTKLFASIFLIFSGILIGNVRLEKEIIPGLVGVGLVILGFILLNFISIPYLIRFIFFLLRKSNTSPSFIIGLKEIQLESWKNGLTISTIMLSTSLVFTLSSLTNSYESSLKKWIDEENTSDYSLINEKKLNSGEPGVSTDLLDVLRDTNIFSEIEPFFINSKFIVNQKYFTLHALNFSKNYNKNEVIVSKNLCFLEKICKGNSIKFSSEKKGEVIIKVQAEKEHFFSERGTILMDYTLYKSLYPIDSLNSIRLTLLNQKKTAESLSIIKNIANKYDLIYLDQKDLKGLYLAGLNRVFSVLDTLKLTAIIISILSLSTSIFYYVKEKSRILAGLKAMGMSFKQLYFLLFHQTSFLLVFGIISGVFNSLILSPIVVFGINQNAFGWDLTFSYPVHFVAILPILILVYATFITLIPFYFVYRMKISKELNYE; encoded by the coding sequence ATGATTCATATTTATATTTATTTCTTAATCGGTTACTTAAGAAACAATTATGGAAAAGTTTTTTTCAATGTTCTAAGCATTAGCCTAGGTATTGCTCTTTTTGTGAGTACACAAATCAACGGATGGAAGGCTGAAAAAAGTTTAATCGATCAGACTCTAGGTTTTAAATCAGAAAATATCATAGGTAGATATGTATCCTTAAGCAAAGAAGAGAGACAAGATAAATTTTTTTTAAAAACTTTACATGAATTAATGCCACCTGAAATCCAACTGGAGCCAGAATTACAAGTAATAGGTTATACAAATTTAATTAACCAACAATCAGTTAGCATTCCAATTATCGGCAGAGATTTAATTTTTCCAAATAACACATCTGAAATCTCAACAAAACAAATGATTCCAAGATACTTTTTTAGTATATCTTTACTAAAAAAATTCGAAAAGGATCAATTACCAATAACTATAAATATTTGCAACAAACAGATTTTTATAAAAAAAGATGAAATAATCCCTGTATCAAATGATGGATTATTTATCTTTACCGACATTGAAAGATTACAATCAATATGTAACTTAAGGGATGTGTATTCAACGATCAACTTATCAAATCAATTCGAAAATGAAATTAAACTAAACAAATTACCTACTCTATTACCTAAAGAAAAATGGATTTTTGAATCGAAAAAGCAAATCATTGAAAGAGCTGGTGTAGCCCTCGGATCTTTAAAAATCAACTTAACAATCATATCTTTGGTCTCTGTTCTAATCTCCTTTTTTATGGTATCTAACATTTATACGGGCATATTCTTATCAAGAAAACTGGATTTTGGAATCCTGCTTTCAATTGGTGGCACTCGATTCAACAATTTTCTTTTGTTTATTACTCTAGCATTAATATTAGGCCTTGTTGGAGGATTATTCGGCGTATATTTGGGAATATTAATTTCCAATCTCAATATTTTCCAAACATTAAATACAATCACAGATGCAAACCAAATTGAGACATATAAAAACTTCCCTCCAGAAATAATATTATTCGGGTTATCATTGTCGATTTTAGGATCAGTAACAAGTGCTATTTACAATGCCATCAAAGTTTACAACATATTACCGGTTGAATTTTTAAAAGACAAAATTGAATCTACTGAAACTCCAATATTGAAATTAAAAATTCACACGAAATTATTTGCTTCAATTTTCTTAATTTTTTCTGGCATACTGATAGGAAACGTAAGACTAGAAAAAGAAATTATCCCAGGCCTCGTTGGAGTTGGACTCGTAATTCTAGGGTTTATTTTATTAAATTTTATATCCATACCTTATTTGATCCGATTTATATTTTTCCTTTTGAGAAAATCAAATACCTCACCTAGTTTCATTATTGGATTGAAGGAAATCCAATTGGAGTCTTGGAAAAATGGATTAACGATTTCCACAATAATGCTTTCAACCTCTCTCGTCTTTACATTGTCTAGTCTCACAAATAGCTACGAGTCTTCTTTAAAAAAATGGATCGATGAAGAAAACACATCCGACTACTCATTAATCAATGAAAAAAAATTAAATTCGGGAGAACCTGGAGTTTCTACAGACCTATTAGATGTTTTAAGAGACACAAATATTTTTTCTGAAATAGAGCCATTTTTCATAAATTCAAAATTCATTGTAAATCAAAAGTATTTCACCTTACATGCATTAAACTTCAGCAAAAACTATAATAAAAACGAAGTAATTGTTTCAAAAAATTTATGTTTTTTAGAAAAAATTTGCAAAGGAAACTCAATCAAATTTAGCTCAGAAAAAAAAGGAGAAGTAATCATTAAAGTCCAAGCGGAAAAAGAACATTTTTTTTCTGAGAGAGGTACTATTCTAATGGATTATACTTTATATAAATCGTTATATCCTATTGATTCATTAAATTCAATTCGATTGACATTATTAAATCAGAAAAAAACGGCAGAATCCCTATCAATCATCAAAAATATCGCAAACAAATATGATCTAATTTATTTAGATCAGAAAGATCTTAAGGGACTTTATTTGGCTGGTTTGAATCGCGTATTTTCAGTTTTAGATACCCTCAAATTGACTGCGATTATAATTTCCATTTTATCTCTTTCTACTTCAATTTTTTATTATGTTAAGGAAAAATCCAGAATACTTGCAGGCTTAAAAGCAATGGGAATGAGCTTCAAACAGCTTTATTTCCTGCTATTCCACCAAACGTCATTCCTCTTGGTATTTGGGATTATATCTGGTGTATTCAATAGCTTAATACTATCACCAATTGTTGTATTTGGAATCAATCAAAATGCTTTTGGCTGGGATTTAACATTTTCCTACCCTGTTCATTTTGTAGCGATACTTCCGATCTTAATCCTAGTGTATGCAACTTTCATCACATTGATTCCATTTTATTTTGTATACAGAATGAAAATTTCTAAAGAGCTAAATTACGAATAA
- the pyrE gene encoding orotate phosphoribosyltransferase: MSHTFRDQLFSWMKTHVYRFSETPFRLASGLESQHYFNCKEVTLHPERLSILAECFVDEVIPKLNIEFQAVGGLTLGADPIAYAISLAYFKRGKTIFPLVVRKESKGHGTGQQIEGFWKEVKTCLVVDDVITTGGSTLKAVKVLREAGIVVSNGICILDREEGGYENLKSENISMSPIFTKREFF, translated from the coding sequence ATGTCCCATACCTTTCGCGACCAATTATTCTCATGGATGAAAACCCATGTTTATCGTTTTTCCGAAACTCCTTTTCGGTTAGCTAGTGGTTTAGAATCACAACATTACTTCAATTGTAAGGAAGTAACGCTACACCCAGAGCGATTATCAATTTTGGCGGAATGTTTTGTCGATGAAGTGATCCCAAAATTAAATATAGAATTCCAAGCAGTTGGTGGCCTGACGCTTGGGGCAGATCCAATTGCATATGCAATTTCCTTGGCATATTTCAAACGTGGTAAGACTATTTTTCCACTTGTTGTTAGAAAAGAATCCAAAGGCCATGGGACTGGACAACAAATTGAAGGTTTCTGGAAAGAAGTAAAAACATGTTTAGTTGTCGATGATGTGATCACTACAGGTGGTTCTACTTTAAAAGCTGTTAAAGTCTTAAGGGAAGCAGGGATTGTGGTTTCAAATGGAATTTGTATTTTAGACCGAGAAGAAGGCGGGTATGAAAATTTGAAGTCTGAAAATATTTCAATGTCACCTATTTTTACAAAGAGAGAGTTTTTCTAA
- a CDS encoding TetR/AcrR family transcriptional regulator: MKIKAKEEMMFTKIPLRIRKKKLTEEAILAVAKTLFQSKGYAGVTIPEIAEEANVSVKTIFNYFGSKEELAFREEIQFCDQLIVALLSKSRNQSIFDAFQEFVWKLIQTIDPDHLIDSLPGFHPWMDDPILEQRYLQLWENYEKRITDALQLEFGYTEYDPSLRVIACQMVAILKTLGSKDFKKYLNPIPLALRYRALEKWTLKSLQLLSGIRDYLQRDD; the protein is encoded by the coding sequence TTGAAAATTAAAGCTAAGGAAGAGATGATGTTTACCAAAATTCCACTGAGAATTCGAAAGAAAAAACTTACAGAAGAGGCAATCCTGGCTGTTGCCAAAACACTCTTCCAATCAAAAGGTTATGCAGGTGTCACGATTCCAGAAATCGCGGAAGAAGCGAATGTTTCTGTGAAAACCATTTTCAATTACTTTGGATCCAAGGAAGAGTTGGCGTTTCGGGAAGAAATCCAGTTTTGCGACCAACTGATAGTCGCATTGTTATCAAAAAGCAGAAATCAATCAATCTTCGATGCATTTCAAGAATTCGTCTGGAAATTGATCCAAACAATCGACCCTGACCATTTGATTGATTCATTGCCAGGATTCCATCCATGGATGGATGATCCAATTCTGGAACAAAGGTATTTACAATTATGGGAAAATTATGAGAAAAGAATTACCGATGCACTGCAATTAGAATTTGGTTATACCGAGTATGACCCAAGTTTACGCGTGATCGCTTGCCAAATGGTAGCCATCTTAAAGACCCTAGGATCAAAAGATTTTAAAAAATATTTAAATCCCATTCCTTTGGCCTTACGCTACCGAGCTTTGGAAAAGTGGACTCTCAAATCCCTACAATTATTGTCAGGGATTCGAGATTATCTGCAGAGAGATGATTAA